One segment of Acidobacteriota bacterium DNA contains the following:
- a CDS encoding SDR family oxidoreductase: MNEKKENAAQKTCVVTGANSGIGKEIARGLAGEGWRVLMVVRSREKGEPARAEIMGSTGNRQVELLISDLSSQREVRELATAILDRSDRLDALINNAGLTLGKRILTEDGIETTFAVNHLAPFLLTNLLLDRLKQSAPSRIVNVASDAHRRGAIDFDDLSAERGYSAWRAYSQSKLANILFTRQLARRLEGTGVTVTCLHPGVVRTGFGRQGSAFIRVGTRIAGVFLLSPKKGADTAIWLVTSPAVEGASGGYYEKRRLTEPSKPARDSAAAERLWRLSEEMVGLRTDGL, translated from the coding sequence TTGAACGAGAAAAAAGAGAATGCCGCTCAGAAGACCTGCGTCGTTACCGGTGCGAACTCGGGCATCGGCAAGGAGATTGCCCGCGGATTGGCGGGTGAAGGCTGGCGAGTTCTCATGGTGGTCCGTAGCCGTGAGAAGGGCGAACCGGCACGAGCGGAGATCATGGGATCTACCGGAAATCGGCAGGTCGAGCTCCTGATTTCCGATCTTTCCTCCCAACGCGAGGTGCGGGAGCTGGCGACGGCCATTCTTGACCGAAGTGATCGGCTCGACGCTCTGATCAATAATGCCGGACTCACTCTCGGGAAACGCATCCTCACGGAGGATGGCATCGAAACGACCTTCGCTGTCAATCATTTGGCGCCGTTTCTGCTCACCAACCTCCTTCTGGACAGGCTGAAGCAAAGCGCGCCCTCGCGCATCGTGAATGTCGCCTCGGATGCCCATCGAAGGGGAGCGATCGATTTCGACGATCTGTCCGCCGAACGAGGCTATTCGGCCTGGCGGGCCTACAGCCAATCAAAGCTTGCCAACATCCTCTTCACGCGACAGCTCGCGCGACGGCTCGAAGGGACCGGCGTGACCGTGACCTGTCTCCATCCAGGGGTTGTGCGCACCGGCTTCGGTCGTCAGGGTTCTGCGTTCATCCGGGTCGGAACGAGGATTGCCGGGGTGTTCCTGTTGTCGCCGAAGAAGGGCGCAGACACCGCGATATGGCTGGTCACCTCTCCAGCGGTCGAGGGCGCGAGCGGCGGGTACTACGAAAAACGACGTCTGACCGAACCGTCGAAACCTGCCCGGGATTCGGCGGCCGCCGAGCGCCTGTGGCGCCTCAGCGAAGAGATGGTTGGACTCAGGACCGACGGACTTTGA
- a CDS encoding fumarylacetoacetate hydrolase family protein, with translation MRIVHFLTESGSEWGSVVDDMVCHLLRGPFEALETGRSIARLEDVDLLAPAQPTKIVCVGRNYAAHAAEHGADVPTEPLLFLKPPSSVIAPGAEIVLPDLSSRVEHECELALIIGRRCRHVSTENAWSNVFGITCGNDVTARDLQRSDSQWTRGKGFDTFCPLGPWVVTDLGEHEVGELQVRCMVNGEERQSASTAQMVFSPSFLISYITQVMTLEPGDVVMTGTPSGVGPLHSGDEVTVEVERVGRLTNPVA, from the coding sequence ATGCGTATCGTTCATTTCCTGACGGAATCCGGCTCCGAGTGGGGCTCCGTCGTCGATGACATGGTTTGCCACCTTTTGCGGGGGCCGTTTGAAGCTCTCGAGACGGGTCGGTCGATAGCCCGATTGGAGGATGTCGATCTGCTCGCGCCTGCGCAACCGACCAAGATCGTCTGTGTTGGCCGCAACTACGCAGCCCACGCGGCAGAGCACGGTGCCGACGTGCCGACGGAACCGCTGCTGTTTCTCAAACCGCCGTCCTCGGTGATTGCCCCGGGTGCCGAGATCGTGCTCCCGGACCTGTCCTCGCGAGTCGAACATGAGTGCGAGCTGGCGTTGATCATTGGTCGGCGCTGTCGCCACGTATCGACGGAGAACGCGTGGTCGAACGTATTTGGCATCACCTGCGGCAACGATGTCACCGCCCGAGATCTCCAGCGCTCCGACTCGCAGTGGACCCGCGGCAAGGGATTCGACACCTTCTGCCCCCTCGGACCATGGGTCGTGACCGACCTCGGCGAACACGAGGTCGGCGAGCTCCAGGTGAGGTGCATGGTCAACGGGGAGGAGAGACAAAGCGCCAGCACGGCGCAGATGGTGTTTTCGCCGTCTTTTCTCATCTCGTATATCACCCAGGTCATGACCCTCGAGCCGGGCGACGTCGTGATGACCGGCACCCCATCCGGAGTCGGACCGTTGCATTCTGGGGACGAGGTGACCGTCGAAGTGGAACGCGTTGGCAGGCTCACCAACCCAGTCGCGTGA